A window of Massilia sp. NR 4-1 genomic DNA:
GCGCGCCGACATCGCCGTCGCCGTTGCCGGCGGCGGCGCTGACGGCTGTGGCGGTGCCCGATACCGATACCGATGCCGGTGCCGGTGCCGGCGTGTCGCGCAGCACGGCGGCGATATGGATGCACAGCGCCCGCAGCGTGCGGTGGCGGAACAGATCGCTCACCGCCAGGCGGACGCCGAATTCCGCCTCCAGCTTGCTGGCCAGGTAGACGTCGAGCATGGAATCGGCGCCGTACTCGGTCAGCGGCACATCCGCCTCCAGCAGGTCTTGATCGCAGGCCAAGGCCGCGCCGATGGCGGCGCGCACCACGCTTTCGACACGCGCAGCGCTTTCCGCCTCGGCTGCCGGCACAGCGGCCGGCGTGGCGGGCGGCAGCGCGCCAGCGGCCAGCCAGTGCCGGCGGCTGGACAGCACGGGCGGCGCGCGGCGCGCGGCGGCGGCCGGCACATGCGGCGGCGCCTCTTCCAGCAGCAGGTGGGCGTTCACGCCGCCGAAGCCGAAACTGCTGATGCTGGCGCGGCGCGGCAGCGGCCGGCCGGCCGTGTCGTGCAGCACGCTCCAGGCGCGGTCCGCACCGCTGATCGCCAGCGGTGTGCCCTGCAGCGCAATCCCGCTGTGCAGCGTCTGCAGGCCCGGCACGCCGGGCAGGACCTGCCGCCGCATCGCCAGCAAGACCTTGCACAGGGCCAGCATGCCGGAGGCCAGTTCGGCATGGCCCAGCACCGGTTTGGCGCTGCCGATCAGGCACTGGGCGGGGTCGGCCAGCGGCGATGGCGCGTCCGCGCACAGCGCCTGGTAGGCGTCGCGCAGGGCATGCACTTCAATCGCATCGGCCACCGGCGTGGCCACGCCATGCGCCTCGATATAGGACACCGTGCGCGGGTCGATGCCGGCGGCCTGGTAAGCCTGGCGCATGGCGGCGCCGATGCCGGCGCCGTGGGGCGCGGTCAGCGCCATGCCGCGTCCGCCGTGGCCGACCGCACTGCCCTTGATGACGCCATAAATCGCGTCGCCGTCCGCCAGGGCCTGGCGCAGCGGTTTCAGGACGGCCGCCGCCACGCCTTCGCTGCGCACGAAGCCGTCGGCGCTGGCGTCGAAGCTGCGCGCGCGCCCTTGCTGGCTCAGGAAGCCCATCTGTTCGAAACCGTGGAAGCGCGCGTCCGACAGCAGCAGGTTGACCGCGCCCACCACGGCCAGGCCGCACTCGCCGCGCTGCAGGCTCTGCACGGCACGGTGCAGCGCCACCAGGGAGGACGAACAGGCGGTGTCGTAGTACTCGCTCGGGCCGGCCAGGTCGAGGCAATACGATATGCGGTTGGGAACCAGGGCCGGCGCCAGGGCCGTCATCGCAAACGGGCTGTCCGGCGGCAGCTGGCCCGTCTCCGCATATTCATGCGCGCCGGCCGCGACAAACACGCCGGTCCGCGCGGCCGCCAGCGCCGCGGCGTCCGCGCCGCTATCCTGCAGCGCGCGCCAGGCATGGGTCAACAGCAGCCTTTGCTGCGGATCCATTTGCGCCGCCTCCATCGGCGAAATGCGGAAGAATTCGGCCGCAAACTGGTCCGCGCCGTCAATCAAGCCGGCGCGATAACGCTGGCCCGGTCCGGCATCCGGCGCGCCGTCGCGCGTGCGCAGCCATTGCGCCGTCGCCACGCGGCTGCAGTCGCGCCCTTCCGCCAGCGCCGCCCATAGCGCATCCAGGCCCTCGCCGCCGGCAAACTGGCAGCTCAGGCCGATAATCGCCACACCCTCCGCCACGTCGTCCGGGGCCGCAACCGGCGCCGGCCCGCTTGGCGCCGCGCTGGCCGGCGGTGCGGCTTGCGCCAGCGGCTCCTGGCCGGCCGCCGCCGCAGGCAATGCGGGCAGGCGCGGCGCCAGATACGCCGCCAGCGCGTCGACCGAACTATGCTCGAACACACTGGTGATATCCACCGCGATGCCCAGCGCCTTCTGCAATTGCTCGGCAAACTCCATGCCGTTGATCGAGTCCATGCCGTAGTCGGAGAAGGTCTCGCTGTTGCCGATCAGGTCAACCGGCACCTTCAGCGTGCGCGCCAGTTGCTGTGCGATCAGGTCCGCCAGTGCCGCGCCGCCGGTGTGGACGGCCGTGCCGGCACCGGGCGTTGCGGCCGCCATGACGGCAGGCTGCGGCGCCGGCGGGAGCGCCGCCGCGGGCGCTTCCGCCGCGCTCTCCGGCAGCGGCCACAGGCCGTCGCTCTGGGCCACAATCAGCTGCTGGCCCAGATTGTGGGCGGCAGCCAGCGGGAAAGCGATGCGCTGGAAGCCCTCCATGCGCAGCACCGTGTTCCAGCCGGCCGCCGATAACGCCGGCGAGCCTGGAATCCGCAATGCCTCGTCGGTGTACTGCCACCAGCCATCGAGCAGGCCGAAGGTCAGGTGGGTAAACAAAGACTTGTCGCTGATTTCATTGACCAGCAGGAGCCCGCCGGCCGCCAGAGCCGTTTTGCAATGGCGCAGCGCGGCGGCGATATCGGGCGTGGCGTGCAGCACATTGGTGGCCAGCACCAGGTCGTAACTGCCGGGCACCAGGCCTTGCGCCTGCGGCGCGCGCGTGACGTCGAACAGCCGGTAGTGCAGCCCCTGTTCGCCAAAACGCTGGCGCGCCTGGGCCAGGAAAGCCTGCGATACGTCGGTGAAACAGTATTCCGCCAACGGCACGGCGTGTTCGCGCAAGGCGGCCAGCACGCCGGCGGTGGTGCCGCCGGTACCCGCCCCCACCTCCAGGATGCGCAGACCCGTCCCTTGGCCCAGCTCGCGCCAGCGCGCGCACACCAATGCCGCCATGCTGTGATTGAACAGGTCGGCCACCGCGTTGTCGCGGTAGACGCCGTCCACCAGGGCGAAACCGCCGCCGGGGAACATCGCGCTGGTGGCCTGCTGCTTGCCGGTCAGGATCGCGGGCAAGGCACGCAGCATGGTGTCCACCAGCCGGTACTGCGCCTGCAGATCGGCTCTGCCGGCACAGGCAGCGCCGGCCCGCTCCCAGTCGCCCCAGAGCGATTGCGCATCCCGCGCCACCGGTGCGTGCCCGGCCAGCATGACCAGCGCCTCGGCCAGCCAGCGTTCATGGCGCGGCACAATGCCGGCGCCATCGCGCTCCAGCTGCTGCAGGGTATGGCGCAGCAAGCCAAGCAGGACGGTCTGCCACTCCTCCCTTTGCAGGCCGCCGGCCGCGCGTGCCGCCGCCAGCGCCTGCGGCGCCGGGATCCCTTGCGCCAGCGCCGTGCCGGCCGGCGGCTGCGGCCTGGCGTCCAGCATGCGCGGCGGCGCCAGGCGGAAGGCTGCCAGCGCATCGGCGCGCTGCAGATTGATCAGTGCCAGCTGGCCGGCGGCGGCGCCCAACAGCGCATCCAGCGCCGCCATCGCGGCCGGCACGCCGATCGACCCGATGCCAAGGCTGGCCATATGGCTGCGGTGCGCCGGCGTGGAGACGATGCCGGTATGACCCCAGTAGCCCCAGTTGATCACCTTTACCTTGCATGGCAAGGTGCGCGCCAGGCTGTGGGCGTAGGCGTCCTGGAAATACGAGCCTGCCGTGTAATTGCCCTGTCCCGCGACATGCGAGAAGGAGGCGAACGAAGAGAAGAACAGCAGGAAATCGAGGCTGTCGCCGCCGAAGCATTGGGCCAGGCGCACGCTGGTATCGACCTTGGCCGCCAGCACGCGGCGGAAGTCCTGCATGCTGATGGTGGCGGCACTCTGGTCTTTCAGCAGCAGCGCCGAATGCACCACGCCGTGCAGCGCGCCGAAGCGCTCCAGCACGGCGCCGCGCACGCGCGCCAGCGCCGCCGCATCGGCCGCGTCGGCGCTAAAGTACAGCGGCGCATTGCCATCCACGGCCACTTCTGCAATCGCCTGGCGGATCGCGTCGTCCAGTTCGCGCCGCCCCACCCAGACCACGCGCGCCTGGAAATTGCGGATCAGGTGCGCGCTCAGCTCGCGTCCGACGCCGCCGGCGCCGCCCACGATCAGGTAAACACCCTGGTGGCGGTAAGGCGCGGGAGCCGGAGCGGCCACGCGCACCGGCCCCAGGCTGCGCCGCATCCAGCACTGCGCGCGGTAGGCCCAAGGGCCGTCCTGCGCACTGCAGGGCAGGCTGAAAGCGTCATCCATGGGCCAGCCATGGCCGGCTTCGACGTCGAGCGCGCGCACCTGCCAGTTGGCGTGCTCGCGGGCCAGCACGCCGGCCAGGCCCAGCATGGCGGCGTGGGCCGGCTGCACCGTCTCGTCCGGGGAAACAGCGGCCGCATTTTCCGTCACCACCGTCAGCGCCGGCACCAGGCCGGCCTGGGCCAGGGCCTTGGCCAACTGCAGCAGGGCCAGCACGCCCTGCTCCTGGGAGGCGATCAGGTCCGGCTGCGGCTGCGGCGCGAACAGCAGCACGCCGTCCGGGCGCAGGGAGGCGGCAAGCGCCGCGGCCCGTGCAGCGTCTTCGCAGCCATGCAGCTGCGCTTGGGGATAGTCGCGCCGCAGGCGCGCCAGCTGTTCCGGCGTGGCGCCCGCCGCCAGCAGCAGCCGTACGGGCGACGGCGACGGCGCGGCCGCCGGGCATGGCTGCCACAGCGGCGCAAACAGCAGGTCGCCGGTGGCGCCATCCTGGCGCGCCATTCCCGGCAAGGCGCGCGAGGCAAAACCGCGCAGCGCCACGCACACTTCGCCTGCCTCGCTGCACAGCAAAATGTCGATGCGGCGCGCCGCGTCACGCGTCACCAGCACCCACATGGTTTGGCTGCACGGGGCAAACAGTTCCGCGCTGGCCAGCATGAACGGCACTTCCATTCGCGCATCGTGCAGCGGGTCGAGCGCGATCACGGCTTGCAGCGCGCCATCCAGCAATCCCAGGTCAAGGGACGCGCCGGACGCGCTGCCGTGCAGGCGCGCCAGCACCCGTTCCGGTCCGGTCCAGAGCTGCTCCAGCGTACGGTGGCTGGGGCCGTATGCCGCGCCGTGGCGGGCAAAGAACGCATAGCAGTCGGCTGGCGCCGGTCCGGCGCTGCCGCACAGGCGGCGCTCTTGGTCCAGATCGATGCGCGGCGCGGCCGCCTCCAGCGCTGCCGCCTGGCCGCTGCAATACACCGTGCCATCCGCACCGCCGACGGTGAATTCATGTTCCGTCCCCTTGTCCGTCAAGGTCGTGGCCAGCGTGGCGCCATCCGCGCCGATGCTGCACGGCTGGCGCCAAAGCACGCGTTCCAGGCGCAGCGGCAGGGCCGCGCGCTCCGGCCTGGCCTGGCGCCAGGCGTCGGAAACGATGTGCAGATAGGCCACGCCAGGCAGAACCGGCGCGCCGCCGATCTGATGGTCGCGCAGGCAGGCTTCGGCGCCGCTCCAATGCGAGGCGAACTGGCGCGGCGCCGGCTGCGAAGCGGCCGGCTCGGCGTACCAGTAGCGCGTGCGGGCGAACGGATAGCCCGGCAGGGCCAGGCGCCGCGGCCGCGCCCCCAGCACGGCGTCCTCGCCGTAGAAAGCTTGCCAGTCGATGGCGGCGCCAGCGCACCATGCCGCCAGCACCTGGTCGAGCCGGCCGGCGCGCAGCTGCTGCGCCAATTGCGCCGACAGGGCGCCATCGGCCGGTGCCGCGGCCGTGCGCGCATCGACCTTGCCGGCATGCAGGGAGGCCAACGCCTCGTGCCGCAGGAAGGCCTGCAGGCAGCGCCGGGCCTCGTCCAGCGTGGCGGCGCCGAATGCCAGGCGCTGCTCCATGGCCTCCTTGCCAACCTGCAGCGTATAGGCGATGCGCGTCACGTCGGCCTGGGCATGCTCACCGCTCTCGATGGCCGCGAGCAGTTGGGCGGCACGTTCGCGCAGGCGGGCCTCGTCGCGCGCCGACAGCAGCCAGGCCGAAGGGGCAAAGGCCGGGGCGCCGGTTGCCGGCGCCGCCTCCTGATCCAGGTATTCCCGCACAATGAGGTGGGCGTTGGCGCCGCCGGCGCCGAAAGACGAGAGTCCGGCGATGCGTTCACCGGCCGCCACCTGCCCTCCCTGGTAGTGCTGGGGGCGCGGCCATGGGGCCAGTTCGCGCTGCAGCGCAAAGCTGGCCGGGTCCAGGGCCAGATTGGGGTTCATCTGTTGCGCATGCAGCGAGGGCGCCAGCTGGCCGTGCTTGAACTGCAGCAGGATCTTGCTCAGCCCGGCAACGCCGGCCGCGCTCTCCGCATGGCCGATATTCGACTTGACCGAACCCAGCGCGCATGGCGTCTGGCGCGCCGCGCCGCCATATGCCTGCATCAGCCCCGCCACTTCGATCGGATCGCCCAGCGAGGTGCCGGTGCCATGCGCTTCCACATAGCTGACCGCCTGCGGCGCCACGCCCGCCACGCTCAGCGCGCGCGCGATGGCGGCGGCCTGGCGCTGCGGGTGCGGCACCGTGTAGCCATGGGTCTTGCCGCCATGGTTGATGGCACTGCCGCAGATCACGCCGTGAATCTGGTCGCCGTCGGCGATGGCGCGCTGCAAGGGCTTGAGCAGCACCACGCCCACGCCTTCGGCCGGGACATAGCCGTCCCCGCCCTCGCCAAAGCTCTCGCAGCGCCCCTTGCTCGACACGAAGCGGTTCTGCGACAGCAAGATGTATTTATTGGGATGGATCGACAGATTGACCCCGCCTGCCAGCGCCGCCTGGCAGTCGCCGTTGCGCAGGCTTTGGCAAGCCAGGTGGATGGCCGTCAGCGAGGACGAGCACATGGTATCGACCGACATGCTCGGTCCATACAGGTTCAGATGGTAGGACACGCGGTTGGCGACCGAGGCGGCGCTGCCGGCGATCGACAGCGGGCGGCCTTGCACGCTTTCCTGCACGCCGTGCAGCTGGTATTCCTGGTACATCACGCCGGCAAACACGCCGACTTCGCCCAGGCCGCCCAGGGTGGCGCGGGTATAGCCGGCATGCTCCATGGCGCCGTAGGCCGTCTGCAGGAACAGCCTTTCCTGCGGGTCCATCAGTTCCGCCTCGCGCGGGGCGATATTGAAGAACAGCGGATCGAATTGGTCCATGCCGTCAATGAAGCCGCCCCATTTACCGTAGCTGCTGCCCGGCTTGGCCTTGGCCGGATCGTAGAAACCGTCGAGCGTCCAGCGTTCCGCCGGAATTTCCGTGATGCTGTCCACGCCGTCGCGCAGATTGCACCAGAACGCATCCAGGTCGGCGGCCTGCGGATAGCGCCCGGCCATGCCGACGATGGCAACTTCGAAACGCTCGCCGGGCGCATCGCCGGCCACGTGGCGCGGCGCCGCCTGCGACGCAGTCTGTGGCGCGGCGGGCGGCACGGCCAGGGCCGGCAGGCCTGCCTGCACCGTGGCCAGGGCTGGCGCCGCGTCCTGCCCCAGCAGTTGCCGCAGGCGCGCGGCATGGCCGCGCAGGAAATAGGCGGCCATCTGGCCTATGGTCTGGTACTCGAAGAACAGGGTTTTCGGCAGGCTGCCGAAGCTCGCCTCCAGTACACCGTTCAGCTCCGCCACCAGCAGCGAATTGATGCCGAACTTCTCGAACGGACTATGGGCGTCCAGCGTCGCCGCCGGCACGCCAAGCGCCTTGGCCAGCACCTCCCGCAAGACCTGCTCGGCCTGGGCCGGGCCAAGATCGGCCGGCGCCGCAGCCGGCATCGCGCGGCCCAGCAATTCGGCGGCGCTGCTCTGCAGCGTGACGGTGGCCGCCAGGTCCGCACCGGCTCCCGGCTGGTCCGCCAGCCAGCGGGTCAGCGCAGCCAGCGCGACCGCATCCAGCCCATAGTCGGCCAACGCCGTGTCGGCGTCGATCTCGGCCGCCGTCACGCCCGCCAGGCGGGCGATCTCGCGGCACAGCGGCTCCAAGCCAAAGGGGGCTGGCGCCGGCAGCGCGGCGCCGAACGCCGCATCGAGCCAGGCGGCCATGGCCTGGCGTTGGCCGTACAGCGGCATCAGCACCGGTTCACCCAGCGCAATGGCCTGGCGCAGCGCTTCCAGGGCGCTGCGCTGCGGCAAGGGCAGCAGTCCCTGGCGCACGCGCATGGCGTCCACCAGCGCCGGCGCCATGCGCATGCCGCCTTCTTCCCACAACGGCCATTGCACGCTGATGGATAGGCCGTGCGCCTGTCCGGCGGCCACGCGCGCGGCGCGCTGCACCATGTACGCGTCCAGGAAAGCGTTGGCCGCCGCATAGTCGGCCTGTCCATGGTTGCCGAACGCGCCCGAGAGCGAGGAGCAGCAGACCAGGAAATCCAGCGGCAGCGCCGCCGTGGCCTGGTCCAGATTGACCAGGGCCCGTACTTTGGACTGCAGCACGCGGCGGAAGTCCGCTTCCTGCTTGCCGAGCAGGGCCCGGTCGTCCAGGATGCCGGCGCAGTGCACGATGCCGCGCAGGCGTTCGCCGGCGGCGGCCAGGCCCGCCGTCCATTGGCGAACCTGGCCGGCATCGGCCGCGTCCAGCTGTACATAGCTCAACCGCCCGCCCTGCGGATCCAGTGCCGCCAGGACGGCGGCACTGTCCGGCGAAGGCGGCCGGCGGCCCAGCAATACAACGCGGGCCTGGCTGCTGGCCGCCAGAATGTCGGCGGCGATCGCGCGGCCAATGCCGCCCAGACCGCCGATAAGCGCATAGCTTCCCTGCTCCATCCAGGGCTGGGGCGCGGGTCCGGCCGGCGGCAGCGCCACGGGCCGCAGGACTTCGGGCCGGCCATCCTGGTAGCGCACCAGGCTGTCGTTGCCGGCGCCGGCGAGCATGGCGCGCAGCTGGGATGCCGCCGGCACGGCCGGCGCTTCGATCAACTGGGCGCTGAAGCACGGGTGTTCCAGTGCCGCGGTCTTGAACAAGCCAAGCAGGCCGTGGGCCTGGCCGGCTTCCTCCAGCGGCCAGACCAGTTGCCAGCGCACCGGCGCCGGCGCGGTCGCGGCCAGTTGCTGCCGCAGTTCGGCAAACAGATAAGCGGCCAGGTCCTCGAACGCCTCGGCCGCCGAGCCGG
This region includes:
- a CDS encoding SDR family NAD(P)-dependent oxidoreductase, with protein sequence MAESARSKTAASNDIAVIGMACRFPGAHDLAQFWDNLVRGEVSIGEIPAERWDWRTYWGDPQQQPNRCNSRWGGFIGGVDAFDREFFGLSTREVEAMDPQQRLALELAWACIEDAGIAPSRLAGANVGVFTGIANLDYKELVEERIEEVDAYYATGVAASVLANRISFLFNLRGPSMSVDTACSSSLYALHLACQALLRGDCELAIAGGVSLLLTPRRFLGFAKARMLSPSGAVRTFDDAADGMLRGEGGGLLLLKPLAQAQASGDRILGVIAGSAINHSGKTRSLTYPDSLAQAEVIRAAQAAAGVGAADLSYIEAHGTGTPKGDPIELDGLMQVFAARDGAAPVCHVGSVKPNIGHLEAAAGIAGLAKVLLALQHRQLPPLPHFRQLNSRVDAQRLAASGLQMVERLGDWPVRSDAEGRPLPRIAGVSAFGFAGTNAHVVVREAPPQPIPAPAAQRGIEVLCLSAKTDAALAQRRADLLAWLERHGHEYALSDICAAALQQREHFSQRQALVAGDLEQLMAALRQPAAELPQDAAPDTPLAAAVALARAYLENAASPHALYGTQPVRHVPLPGYPFAATRCWLPATAALAADAMPALFYQEAWAATPLPAATAPQGKVVCFSAGRAQAEAWEREARAQGLSLHCVWPGSLAQAPESGHQQVDFDDAAALTRLLDALGGAEDAPLTLWYCAQLETSHAGASGAAAFAGVLRLLQAAAASRAKLGRLVLAAPATVSSLSDAWGGLRFALERARPALVLHVVQAAPQAGIRDWLGWLMREENAVPGVARYEDGRRLASVLAPQAPQPSARPVALRHGGCYLITGGMGGLGQRFAMYLAASYRARVVLVGRSPADAALAAALARLQLACGGELRYRSADVADRAQLQAVLDETQADWGQLHGVIHAAGVADQRCLTEKSPEEIERILRPKIDGAQALEALLGGQPLDFICHFSSLAAVAGDFGAAAYALGNRYLLAHAGRAVAALGRPKVLTLAWPLWREGAMGFASDAERDRYLAATGQRMLETKEGFALFERALGQEANAAVIIAGDVARVNHWLGARGLLAAQGSQPEDAVQPLPAQDAAARADAAPSAASSSAARASVPAADTLAAFLGELLVHAGRVVKVAPEQLGADSVLADCGFDSIALMDLAQALGTWLHSAIQPGVFFNYPTFGALAGHLLSQHGAAWAARRPSATPGGKAEGGAQQAGAIAAASAASAPVSGQAAAPAAAAMADTPPAAVNGTDEQAIAIIGYSGRFPGARDTAAFWRQLQDGVSAVAAATRPWLARSGQRRWLAGVDGLDEFDPQFFDISALEAERMDPRERLLLQEAWHALEDAGCGAEALRRHSIGMFVGAEACEYGAQSADAGSIISGHNGILAARLSYFLDLKGPNISLNTACSSGLVALHQACLSLRAGECGMAVAAAVNLMLSPRLYVKMERAGMLAPDGLCRAFDEQAEGIVPGEAVVALVLKPLRQAQRDGDTIHAVIRASGLNYDGRTNGITAPSGLAQAELIAATYRRHAIDAARIAYVVTHGTGTRLGDPVELNALDSAFQQLTERRAFCALTSNKPNSGHTFAVSGLVSVVNLIESMRHNLIPASLNWTRGNAYADWAGSAFFVNQAPRPWPVGQEKWGAVSAFGMSGTNAHVVLQQGPQAPAGTGTGPVLLTVAAKTPAALREMLANLADALEQPGWRDADLPHVAHTLLRGRMHFACRQAVVAATLGEAAARLREAAAAAPATPRPPAFLEGYLDYLGGQYRQAMQDGGAAQAAHLLAALGQAYIEGAPAERLPLPAGRIVRLPGYAFARVRHWRDEAVENGPAATALQALPAASLAAPDSAGFVLQLDGNEAFLRDHVLAGRRILPGSAMLELARAAFDAAQPGGDGAIVLRDVSWNAPLAAAGPCQVQLLLAHSQHGMRYRLLGAQGQLHSSGVIARAAAARPAPADLAQLRQACRHGRLDGAQLYQRFAALGIEYGPSHRGVAEILIGDQRVLARLELAPAQPGFGSRPGIHPGMLDAAFQASLPLTAAASGGPAAVPFALSEMHVYGPTEERMWAAVAVAGRDAAGQAREFDIDLYGEQGGLCASLRGWCSAPMAALEPAAVLDLYRWTWQARGDAAQNAAATQIWLAPCFAALAPELAGGAPCRVLPAQVAGSAAEAFEDLAAYLFAELRQQLAATAPAPVRWQLVWPLEEAGQAHGLLGLFKTAALEHPCFSAQLIEAPAVPAASQLRAMLAGAGNDSLVRYQDGRPEVLRPVALPPAGPAPQPWMEQGSYALIGGLGGIGRAIAADILAASSQARVVLLGRRPPSPDSAAVLAALDPQGGRLSYVQLDAADAGQVRQWTAGLAAAGERLRGIVHCAGILDDRALLGKQEADFRRVLQSKVRALVNLDQATAALPLDFLVCCSSLSGAFGNHGQADYAAANAFLDAYMVQRAARVAAGQAHGLSISVQWPLWEEGGMRMAPALVDAMRVRQGLLPLPQRSALEALRQAIALGEPVLMPLYGQRQAMAAWLDAAFGAALPAPAPFGLEPLCREIARLAGVTAAEIDADTALADYGLDAVALAALTRWLADQPGAGADLAATVTLQSSAAELLGRAMPAAAPADLGPAQAEQVLREVLAKALGVPAATLDAHSPFEKFGINSLLVAELNGVLEASFGSLPKTLFFEYQTIGQMAAYFLRGHAARLRQLLGQDAAPALATVQAGLPALAVPPAAPQTASQAAPRHVAGDAPGERFEVAIVGMAGRYPQAADLDAFWCNLRDGVDSITEIPAERWTLDGFYDPAKAKPGSSYGKWGGFIDGMDQFDPLFFNIAPREAELMDPQERLFLQTAYGAMEHAGYTRATLGGLGEVGVFAGVMYQEYQLHGVQESVQGRPLSIAGSAASVANRVSYHLNLYGPSMSVDTMCSSSLTAIHLACQSLRNGDCQAALAGGVNLSIHPNKYILLSQNRFVSSKGRCESFGEGGDGYVPAEGVGVVLLKPLQRAIADGDQIHGVICGSAINHGGKTHGYTVPHPQRQAAAIARALSVAGVAPQAVSYVEAHGTGTSLGDPIEVAGLMQAYGGAARQTPCALGSVKSNIGHAESAAGVAGLSKILLQFKHGQLAPSLHAQQMNPNLALDPASFALQRELAPWPRPQHYQGGQVAAGERIAGLSSFGAGGANAHLIVREYLDQEAAPATGAPAFAPSAWLLSARDEARLRERAAQLLAAIESGEHAQADVTRIAYTLQVGKEAMEQRLAFGAATLDEARRCLQAFLRHEALASLHAGKVDARTAAAPADGALSAQLAQQLRAGRLDQVLAAWCAGAAIDWQAFYGEDAVLGARPRRLALPGYPFARTRYWYAEPAASQPAPRQFASHWSGAEACLRDHQIGGAPVLPGVAYLHIVSDAWRQARPERAALPLRLERVLWRQPCSIGADGATLATTLTDKGTEHEFTVGGADGTVYCSGQAAALEAAAPRIDLDQERRLCGSAGPAPADCYAFFARHGAAYGPSHRTLEQLWTGPERVLARLHGSASGASLDLGLLDGALQAVIALDPLHDARMEVPFMLASAELFAPCSQTMWVLVTRDAARRIDILLCSEAGEVCVALRGFASRALPGMARQDGATGDLLFAPLWQPCPAAAPSPSPVRLLLAAGATPEQLARLRRDYPQAQLHGCEDAARAAALAASLRPDGVLLFAPQPQPDLIASQEQGVLALLQLAKALAQAGLVPALTVVTENAAAVSPDETVQPAHAAMLGLAGVLAREHANWQVRALDVEAGHGWPMDDAFSLPCSAQDGPWAYRAQCWMRRSLGPVRVAAPAPAPYRHQGVYLIVGGAGGVGRELSAHLIRNFQARVVWVGRRELDDAIRQAIAEVAVDGNAPLYFSADAADAAALARVRGAVLERFGALHGVVHSALLLKDQSAATISMQDFRRVLAAKVDTSVRLAQCFGGDSLDFLLFFSSFASFSHVAGQGNYTAGSYFQDAYAHSLARTLPCKVKVINWGYWGHTGIVSTPAHRSHMASLGIGSIGVPAAMAALDALLGAAAGQLALINLQRADALAAFRLAPPRMLDARPQPPAGTALAQGIPAPQALAAARAAGGLQREEWQTVLLGLLRHTLQQLERDGAGIVPRHERWLAEALVMLAGHAPVARDAQSLWGDWERAGAACAGRADLQAQYRLVDTMLRALPAILTGKQQATSAMFPGGGFALVDGVYRDNAVADLFNHSMAALVCARWRELGQGTGLRILEVGAGTGGTTAGVLAALREHAVPLAEYCFTDVSQAFLAQARQRFGEQGLHYRLFDVTRAPQAQGLVPGSYDLVLATNVLHATPDIAAALRHCKTALAAGGLLLVNEISDKSLFTHLTFGLLDGWWQYTDEALRIPGSPALSAAGWNTVLRMEGFQRIAFPLAAAHNLGQQLIVAQSDGLWPLPESAAEAPAAALPPAPQPAVMAAATPGAGTAVHTGGAALADLIAQQLARTLKVPVDLIGNSETFSDYGMDSINGMEFAEQLQKALGIAVDITSVFEHSSVDALAAYLAPRLPALPAAAAGQEPLAQAAPPASAAPSGPAPVAAPDDVAEGVAIIGLSCQFAGGEGLDALWAALAEGRDCSRVATAQWLRTRDGAPDAGPGQRYRAGLIDGADQFAAEFFRISPMEAAQMDPQQRLLLTHAWRALQDSGADAAALAAARTGVFVAAGAHEYAETGQLPPDSPFAMTALAPALVPNRISYCLDLAGPSEYYDTACSSSLVALHRAVQSLQRGECGLAVVGAVNLLLSDARFHGFEQMGFLSQQGRARSFDASADGFVRSEGVAAAVLKPLRQALADGDAIYGVIKGSAVGHGGRGMALTAPHGAGIGAAMRQAYQAAGIDPRTVSYIEAHGVATPVADAIEVHALRDAYQALCADAPSPLADPAQCLIGSAKPVLGHAELASGMLALCKVLLAMRRQVLPGVPGLQTLHSGIALQGTPLAISGADRAWSVLHDTAGRPLPRRASISSFGFGGVNAHLLLEEAPPHVPAAAARRAPPVLSSRRHWLAAGALPPATPAAVPAAEAESAARVESVVRAAIGAALACDQDLLEADVPLTEYGADSMLDVYLASKLEAEFGVRLAVSDLFRHRTLRALCIHIAAVLRDTPAPAPASVSVSGTATAVSAAAGNGDGDVGALLLRLRQGEVALADVLNLL